Proteins from one Brassica napus cultivar Da-Ae unplaced genomic scaffold, Da-Ae ScsIHWf_1216;HRSCAF=1740, whole genome shotgun sequence genomic window:
- the LOC125596450 gene encoding uncharacterized protein LOC125596450 — protein sequence MVLLPKARDDWKNLRFLDFKSVDEYNSSLFKTVSKLRLCGEEVTEEELLEKTYTTFHASNMILQQQYRVKGFTTYTDLISCLLLAEANNELLMKNSEARPVGTAALPEAHEVEKKDPNECNYVQNDKRSHGKGRGGYKRCGRDNYSNGRDNYSTSWKGNHNNSGRGSNYGRGRGSYGRGRGGISKPSYSPKSNKNPEAHMVHDSGYDADDDSDFSNDDLMDFETSDCLKY from the exons atgGTGTTACTTCCAAAGGCTAGAGATGACTGGAAGAATCTCAGATTCTTAGATTTTAAGTCAGTGGATGAGTACAATTCATCCTTGTTTAAGACAGTCTCGAAGCTAAGGCTTTGTGGTGAAGAAGTAACTGAGGAAGAGTTACTTGAGAAGACATACACTACGTTCCATGCATCGAACATGATACTGCAACAGCAGTACAGAGTGAAAGGCTTCACCACATATACCGATCTAATCTCGTGCCTACtactggccgaggcaaacaatgagctcctgatgaagaacagtgaagcTAGACCTGTTGGAACAGCAGCATTGCCAGAAGCCCATGAggttgaaaagaaagatcccaatGAGTGCAACTACGTCCAGAATGATAAGAGATCACACGGCAAAGGCCGAGGTGGATACAAGAGGTGTGGCCGTGACAACTACTCGAACGGCCGAGACAACTACTCGACCAGctggaaaggaaaccacaataacagtggtcgtggttccaactATGGGCGTGGCCGAGGCAGTTATGGCCGAGGTCGAGGCggcatatccaaaccgtcttactcgCCCAAATCT aacaagaacccggaggctcaCATGGTTCATGATTCCGGatatgatgctgatgatgattcCGACTTTTCTAATGATGACCtaatggattttgagacttctgattgtctaAAATACTAG